The window CTGAAACTGAAACCTCCTCACCTTCGCCATTCCCGGGATATTGAATTGTCCCAAAGCTTCCTGTAACCCAGTGATTTTGAAAGAATTATTCTGAAAATCAACTGTTTGGCACAGTTTTTAGGGGATGGAGGCAAAATCTTCATAGTATGAAAAGATCGATGATGGCGCTGGCCCTGATCCTGAGTGTGGCGCTAACCCTTGAAACCAAAGCCCAATCCCTGGGATCTGATTACCGTACTGCACTTGGTGTGAAATTCTATCCCGGCGGTATTACAGTTAAACATTTCATCAAAGACAACGCAGCCCTGGAAGGAATTGCTTATTTCTGGAACCACGGTTTCCGTTTCACAGGTCTCTATGAATTCCATGGGGATATCAACGGTGCCCCCGGGTTGAAATGGTATGTTGGTCCTGGTGCACATATGGGTTTTTACAACAAGGATTGGAATAGAAACGACCATTATTATGAGGATGGTGACTTTTCATTTGGACTGGATGGTGTATTAGGTTTGGATTACAAGATCAAGGGAGCACCGCTCAACCTGAGCCTTGACGTACAACCCTACCTGGAATTGGCCAACGGGACCTATATGGATGCCTGGGGCGGATTTGCCATCAGGTTTACTTTCTAATATTGAACTGAAAGGAAAAATAAAAGCGCCGTTTTGGCGCTTTTATTTTTTATGCATCTTCCTGCCTGAAGCAACCTCACTTGCTCTCGAGGCTGAACAAACTATCCACAAATTCGTGCTTATCGAACACCAAAAGGTCTTCCATCTTCTCACCTACCCCAATGAACTTCACAGGGATCTTGAATTGGTTGGCTATGGCCAATACCACGCCACCCTTTGCCGTACCATCAAGCTTGGTGATGGCCAGCGCACTTACCTCAGTTGCCGCTGTAAAGTGTTTCGCTTGTTCCAATGCGTTCTGGCCGGTAGAGCCATCCAACACCAATAACACTTCATGGGGGGCATTGGGAATAACCTTCTGAACCACCCTCCTGATCTTGCTGAGTTCATCCATCAGGTGCGCCTTGTTGTGCAAACGACCTGCAGTATCGATGATGATCACATCTGCGCCCCTTGCCACACCACTTTGAACGGTATCAAAAGCAACAGCTGCAGGGTCTGATCCCATATCCTGCTTGACAATGGGAACGCCCACCCTTTCGCTCCAGATGGTCAGCTGGTCAACAGCCGCTGCCCTGAAGGTATCGGCAGCACCCAGTAAAACATCCTTACCAGCCTTCTTGAAATTATAGGCCAGCTTGCCAATGGTGGTGGTCTTACCCACACCATTCACGCCTACTACCAGGATCACATAGGGTTTGGCCGGTAATTCGCTGGTAAAGGCATAAGTATTGGATTCAGGGGCATCCACCAATACCCCTTCGATCTCCTCCTGCAACAGGCGGTTCAGTTCACCTGAGCTAAGGTATTTATCGCGGGCTACCCGCTTTTCAATGCGTTCAATGATCTGTACGGTGGTTTCAATACCCACATCCGCACTGACCAAAGCTTCTTCCAGGTCATCCAATAATTCATCGTCCACAGTGCTCTTTCCTGCAACTGCCTTGGTGATCTTGGTCAGGAAACTTTCCTTGGTCTTTTGCAGACCCTGGTCAAGTGATTCCTTTTCTTTCTTTCCAAAAAGTTTGTCGAAAAAACCCATGTATTAGCCGGTGATTAACAGGTTATGCAATGACGGAAAACTATCCGCTCCGTTCGAATGGCCAAAAATACAAAAAGCTGTTCCGGAATTCACAGAACAGCTTACTGAGTACTTACCATTACCCAATTATTTTTCGGACAAATAATCCTTGATCTTGTCTTTGTGCACGATAGCTTCCTTGAAGGTGTAAGCACCTGTCTTGGGGCTGCGTACAGCCTTGATCACTTTGGTCCAGTTCTTAGCTTCTGCGGCTGCCTTCTGGTCCTTGGTCTTGATCGCCGTTTTTGCTGCTTTTGCCATTGTATAACAAATTAGTTAGTTAGTAAATCAGGTTAACGCGCCTTACTTGATCTCCTTGTGAACAGTTACCTTCTTCAGGATGGGATTGAACTTCTTCAACTCCAGGCGCTCCGGAGTGTTCTTCTTGTTCTTGGTGGTAATGTAACGGCTTGTACCTGGCTGACCGCTGGTCTTGTGCTCAGTACATTCCAGAATCACCTGAACTCTGTTACCTTTCTTTGCCATTGTTAAATCTTTTTATTGTTTGCTCCCGTTTAGGCGGGACTGAAGGGTAATTTAGATTTTGTCTCCTTTAGCACGCAGCTCTTTCACTACAGCATACAGACCTCTCTTGTTGATGGTCCTCAGACCTTCAGCAGAAATCTTCAAAGTAATCCACTTGTCCTCTTCGGCCAGGTAGAATTTCTTTGTAAGCAAGTTCGGAAGGAACCTGCGCTTGGTCTTAATATTGGAGTGTGATACGTGGTGACCAGTGATCGGCGTTTTACCCGTAACCTGACATACTCTTGCCATGACTGTCAAAATTTAGGACGGCAAAGGTAGGAAAAAGGAAGATAACAGCAAGAAAAAAAACCAAAAAAGTTTAGCAAAGTCCTGAAATAGTTTTGGAAAGCCTCACTATTACCTCAATCCTGCCCATAAAAACTGTCCGATTGGTAAAGTTAAGCTATTTGCCCATCAGCCCTCCCGCCTTCATTTCCGGGAACCTGGCCCACCGGGAATCCCGCAGGAAATCCCAAATTATTCATTAACAATTACTTAATTTCATGTACAGGCCCCTATGCTGCATTTTTAAGGCAAAATGGGGTGAAAATGGACCATATGGACGGAAAACGCAAGACCATTGCAAGGGATATCAGTTGGTTATCTTTCAATGCCAGGGTGCTGCAGGAGGCTGCTGACCCTACGGTACCACTCCGGGAACGCATCAAATTCCTCGGCATTTTCTCCAATAACACAGATGAGTTCTTCCGGGTCAGGGTAGCCACCCTGAAAAGGATGATCGAACTGGTGGGCAAGAAGGCCAAACTCAATATGCACCTGGAACAATCACCGGAAAAAATCCTGGACCAGATCCAGATGACGGTCCTGCGCCAGCAAAATGAATTCAACCGCATCTGGGAGCAGATCAGGAAGGAAATGGAAAAGGAAAAGATCTTCCTGATCAATGAAAAGCAATTGTCAAAAGAGCAGAAAAACTTTGTCAAGCAATATTTCGAGGAAGAGGTCAGGGTCAACACCATCCCCCTGATGATCGAGCAGATCCCCCAGTTTCCTTACCTGAGGGACAAATCCATTTACCTGGCCGTACTCATGACCCGGAAGAATACCGCCTACGAACAGAAGTATGCCCTGATTGAAGTACCCAGTAAGGCATTGGGGAGGTTTGTGCAATTGCCATCCCCCCATGGTGAACGGCACATCATTTTACTGGAAGATATCATCCGCTTCAACCTGCCTTCCATTTTTTCCTTCTTTGGCTACGAGAAATTCGAATCATGGGTCTTCAAAGTAACCAAGGATGCCGAGATCGATATTGACAATGACGTTTCCACCACTATTATCCAAAAGATCGAAAAAGGGGTAAAGAACCGAAGGAAAGGAAAACCCGTCCGCTTTGTTTACGATAAGGAAATGGACCCAAGCCTGCTGGAATACCTGATGCGGAGGTTGAACCTCACCCGGAAGGATAACCTTATACCTGGTGGCCGCATCCACAACTTCAGGCATTTTATGGACTTTCCCGATTGCTTCCCCAGGAAATCACAAAGGAAAAAGCCCTTCATGCATCCCCTCCTGGTGAATGTAAACCGGGTAACCGATGTAGTGTTGCAACAGGATGTGATGCTGAATTTTCCCTACCATTCCTTTAACCCGGTGATCGACCTGCTGAGGGAAGCGGCGATAGACCCCGATGTAGTGTCTATCAAGGTAACTGCCTACCGGCTTGCTTCCAATTCAAAGGTGGTCAACGCCCTGATCAACGCCGTGCGCAATGGAAAACAGGTGACCGTTATGATGGAACTGAGGGCAAGGTTTGAGGAAGAAGCCAATATGGAATGGAAAGAAAAGCTGGAAGAAGAAGGTGTTAAGGTGCTGATCGGCATTCCTAACATGAAGGTACATGCGAAATTATGCATCATCCGCAAACGCGTAAACAACCGGACCATTCAATATGGGTTTGTCAGTACCGGCAACCTGAATGAGAGTACCGCAAAACTCTACGGTGACCATTGCCTGCTCACGGCCAACAGGATGATCATGGCCGATATCAACAGGGTATTTCTTTATGTAGAAAAATACAAGACCAATCCGGACATCCTGAAAGGATGCAAGACCCTTCTCCCCTGCCCGGGCATACTCCGGAGGGAATTGCTCAGGATGATCAATACCGAAATAAGGGCCGCCAGGAAAAATAAGCCGGCAGCCATTCTGGTGAAGGTCAATTCCCTATCGGATGAACAACTGGTAGAGAAACTCTATGATGCAGCGAAAGCAGGTGTAAAGGTTGAATTGATCGTCAGGGGTATCTTCTGCATGCTTTCGGAAAGCAAGAAATTCAAGGTTCCCGTAAAGGCCATCAGCATCGTGGATGAATACCTGGAGCATGCAAGGGTATTCATTTTCCACAATGGAGGCAAAGAGAAAGTTTATATATCTTCGGCCGACTGGATGGTCCGCAACCTTGATCACCGGGTGGAGATCACCTGCCCGATCCTGGATGAAGACCTCCAGAAAGTTTTAAAGAATATCCTGGCCATCCAGTTGAATGATAATGTGAAAGCAAGGAGACTGGACAATGAACTGAGCAATGCTTATATCCGCACCGGTTCAAAGAAAGTAAGGTCGCAGGTGGATATCTACAACTACCTGCAATCGAAGAAGGGCAATCAACCCAGGGAAGTAGCCATTACAGAAACCCATCTGTCAGAAAACATTAATACCGCAGCGAGTTGAGGTTGGCAGCTATCGATATCGGAAGTAACGCAGCAAGACTGCTGATCACTGAAGTGGTGCAGGAACCTAATGGCAGCACCCGGTTCAATAAACTCAATCTGGTCAGGGTTCCGCTCAGGCTGGGCTTCGATGTTTTTGAGACCCTCACCATCTCTGAGAAAAAGGTCGACCATATTGTCAGTACCCTGAAAGCCTACCGCTTACTGATGGATGTGTATGGGGTGGAACATTTCATGGCATGTGCTACTTCGGCCATGCGCGATGCATCCAATTCCAACGCCATTATTGAAAAGGTAAAGGCAGAAACCGGGATCACCATTTCGGTGATCAGTGGCGACCAGGAAGCTTCTTTCATTTATGAGAACCATATAGCAGAGAACCTGGATAAGGACCACTCCTACCTGTATATTGATGTGGGTGGCGGCAGTACGGAGCTGACCTTCTTCAATGACAACCAATTGATCTTTAAAGAATCCTTTAATATCGGCACTATCCGCCTCCTCAAAAAACAAGTGCCTGATACCAGGTGGGATGAAATGAAGGAATTTGTGAAGAACAAGACCAAAGGGTTTAAGGAGATCACCTGCATTGGTTCCGGTGGTAATATCAACAAAGTCTTCTCCCTGTCCAAGAAAAAGGATGGGAAACCCCTGCCCTTCGAACTACTGAAGGATTACCACAAGGAACTCAGCAGTTTCAGTGTTGAGGAAAGAATGAAGCTTTATAACCTTCGTGAAGACCGGGCTGATGTTATTGTACCGGCGCTTAGTATATACGTTTCCGTTATGCGTTGGTCTGACTCAAAGGAGATCTATGTGCCCAAGATAGGTCTTGCGGACGGCCTGATCCATATCCTTCATGAAAAGGTGAAGGGTCGTCGGGCAAAACAATGACCCACCAAAACATTTTAATGATGGCTTTTTTATTTTGGTGGCGGTTATTTCCGACTTTTGGTTTTGCCAATGCCATTATATCCAATCACCCAAACAATAAATTTCCATGTCTATCCATAAGGAAGTAAAAAAGGTGACGACCAATACCCTGCAGAAAATGAAGCTGGCAGGAGAAAAGATATCGATGCTCACCGCTTACGACTATTCCTTCGCCAGGCTCTTTGATGAAGCAGGGATCGATGTGATATTGGTGGGGGATTCGGCCAGTAATGTAATGGCAGGTCATGATACCACTGTCCCCATTACCCTTGACCACATGATCTACCATGCCCAATGCGTAGTGCGGGGAATCGACCGTTGCCTGGTGGTGGTGGACCTCCCCTTCGGTTCCTACCAATCCAACTCCGATATAGCCCTGGCATCTGCCATCCGCATCATGAAGGAAACCGGTGGCCACAGTATCAAACTGGAAGGTGGCGAGGAAGTGGTGGAAAGTATCCGCAGGATCGTTTCTGCAGGGATACCGGTGATGGGTCACCTGGGACTCACCCCTCAATCCATATACAAGTTCGGCACCTATACAGTAAGGGCAAAGGAAGAGGCCGAGGCTGAAAAACTGAAAAAGGATGCCCTTATGTTACAGGAGGCAGGCTGCTTTGCCATTGTCCTGGAAAAAATACCGGCCCAACTGGCAAAGGAGGTATCAGAAAGTCTCCATATCCCAACCATCGGCATTGGTGCCGGGAAATACTGCGACGGACAAGTATTGGTAATGCATGATATGTTAGGCATTAATAATGACTTCAATCCCCGTTTCCTTCGCAAATACCTGAACCTGCACGAACAGATCACTTCGGCGGTACGCCATTACATTGACGATGTAAGGACCCAGGACTTCCCCAATGAACAGGAACAGTATTGATGCAGGAATACGGCCATCAATTTTGCAGGTGTATTGGTAATTCAATTCCCTGACCCATTGTTTTACCACTGGTGGGGCTGGCCTGAAATGCACTGATTCCAAGGCAATAAGCACCTATCAATTAACAATTCCTGGACCATTTTTGTCTAAGGAAGCCGTACATTTGACAGCTAAAAATTAAGCTTGTCATGGAATTTCTGAAAGCCCTGGGCATCCAACAGCACAATTCCGGAACTTCAACCGGTTCCCAATGGTATGAAACGAAAGGAGAAACGATTGCTTCTTATTCTCCGGTAGACGGACAACTGATCGGCACCATCCAATCGACCGATAAAGCACATTATGAGAAAGTAGTGGAAACAGCTGCAAAGGCCTTTGCAGAATGGCGTCTCTGGCCCGCTCCCAGGAGGGGTGAGATCGTTCGCCAGATCGGCGAAGCATTGAGGGCCAAAAAGCAGGAGCTCGGCCAATTGGTTTCCTATGAAATGGGTAAGAGCCTTCAGGAAGGCCTGGGTGAGGTTCAGGAAATGATCGATATCTGTGATTTTGCAGTAGGCCTGTCGCGCCAGCTCCATGGCCTGACCATGCATAGTGAGCGCCCCGGGCACCGCATGTATGAACAGTGGCATCCCCTTGGTATTGTGGGCATCATTTCCGCTTTTAATTTCCCGGTTGCGGTATGGAGCTGGAACACCATGCTGGCATGGGTTTGCGGTGACGTTTGCATCTGGAAGCCATCTGAAAAGACACCTCTTTGCTCTGTGGCCTGCCAGAATATCATCAATGAAGTATTTGCCAGCAACAATGTACCGGAAGGCGTAAGCTGTGTGATCAATGGCGGTCGCGAAACCGGCGAATGGCTTTCAACAGATACCCGTGTTCCATTGATATCCGCGACCGGTTCCACCCGCATGGGTAAGGCCGTTGGTGCAGCTGTAGGTGCGCGCCTTGGCAGGACCATCCTGGAACTGGGCGGTAACAATGCCATCATCATTTCGAAGGATGCAGACCTGGATATGTCCCTTATCGGTTGTGTATTTGGTGCAGTTGGTACTGCAGGACAGCGTTGTACCACCACCAGGAGGCTTATCATCCATGAATCAGTATATGAGGCCTTTACCACCAAACTGGTGAATGCATATAAGCAATTGAGGATTGGTAACCCGCTCGACCAGAACAACCACGTTGGACCCCTGATCGATAAGGATGCCGTTAGGATGTACCTGGAATCCATCGAAAAATGCAAGGCAGAGGGCGGCCGCTTCCTGGTGGAAGGCGGCGTACTGGAAGGCCCCGGTTATGAAAGCGGTTGCTATGTAAAGCCCTGCATTGCAGAAGCCCAGAACCATTATTCCATTGTACAGCATGAAACATTTGCTCCCATCCTTTATGTGATGAAATATTCAACCATTGAAGAGGCAATTGCGTTACAGAATGGTGTACCCCAGGGCCTCTCCTCTGCCATCATGACCCTCAACCTCAGGGAAGCCGAAGCCTTCCTGTCGCATGCAGGTAGTGATTGCGGTATTGCCAATGTGAACATAGGAACCAGCGGGGCAGAGATTGGCGGTGCCTTTGGCGGTGAAAAAGAGACCGGTGGCGGAAGGGAAAGTGGCAGTGATGCTTGGAAGGCCTATATGCGCAGGCAAACCAATACCATCAATTATACCACCAAATTGCCTTTGGCCCAGGGAATTAAATTTGATCTCTAATTCGTTAAAATTTATACGGGCGGTAAACGTTATACCAATATTTACCGTCATTTTGGATACCACAAATTATTTGCGCATGAAGCATTCAATGATCCTGCCCGGTAGTCTGTTGCTGGCCATATTAAGCGTAGGGACCACCTTTGGTCAAGGTACTGCAGTTAGCAATAAAGAGCTGGCAAAAGGCTGGCACCTGGGCGACAGGGAGAAGGATGGCGTTTACGGCATCAGTCTCGACAAAGCCTATGAATTCGTAAAAGGCAAGAAAAGCAAGACCATAGTAGTTGCCGTGATCGACTCAGGCATCGACACCTTGCACGAAGACCTCAAGAACATCCTTTGGAGGAACCCCAAGGAAATACCCGGCAATGGCATTGATGATGACAAGAATGGCTATGTTGATGACATCAACGGCTGGAACTTTCTTGGCGGCAAGGATGGCAAGAATGTGAAGCAGGACAGCTATGAAGCGGCCAGGGTCTACCATCGGCTGAAGGCCAAATTTGCAGCCCCGGGATTCGACCCCTCCATACTGACCGGTGAGGAAGCTGACCAGTATGCCATGTGGGCCAAGGCCAAGGATAAGGTGGAAGGAGATGCCGGTGGTGGCGGTGCTGACCTGGTCTTTATGAAGAAGGCGCTGGAAAACACCATCAAGAACGACAGCATCCTTCGCCAGGCCATGGGTAAGGAAGTTTTTACAGGCAAGGACCTGGAGGCCTACGCCCCTACTACCTCAGAAGCCCAGAAAGCGAAAGCGGGTCTCCTCTACCTGTTCAAAGCCAATAATATGCTCGATATGAGCAACAAGGAATTCGTTGATGGATTCTCAGAATATGTTGGCGGCGAAGAAAGGAAACAGGAAGCAGCCCAAAAAGCCCCGAAAGATTATCGCGGTGAGATCGTAGGCGACAACTATTACGATTTCAACGACCGCTATTATGGTAACAATGATGTAATGGCCAATACCCCCTTCCACGGAACCCATGTGGCGGGTATCATTGCCGCTGAGCGCAGCAATGGAAAGGGAATGGACGGCGTGGCCGATAATGTGAGGATCATGGCCATCCGTGCGGTACCCGATGGCGATGAGCACGACAAGGATATTGCCCTCGCCATCCGTTATGCGGTAGACAATGGCGCCAAAGTGGTGAACATGAGCTTCGGTAAAGGTTTCTCCCCCGAAAAGAAATGGGTGGATGAGGCCGTTAAGTATGCAGAATCCAAGGGTGTATTACTGGTGCATGCAGCAGGCAACGATGCCCAGAATGTGGATTCTGTTGATAATTTCCCCAATGCATCCCTAACTACCCTGAAAGCCAGGGCAAGCAACTGGATCACCGTTGGGGCCAGCAGTGATCCCAAGGCAGAGCCGGGCTTCAAGAGCCTGACCGCTTCCTTCTCCAACTATGGCAGGAAAGAAGTGGATGTATTTGCACCAGGCACGAAGATCTACTCTACCATTCCCGGTGGTAATACCTATGGCAATGCGCAGGGCACCAGTATGGCATCTCCTGTGGTGGCCGGTATCGCAGCTTTCCTGTTGAGCTACTACCCCAACCTCACTCCCCAGGAAGTGAAAATGGCTATTGAAAAATCAGCTGTTGCACCCAGCGAAAAGGTGAAAAAGCCCGGCTCGGATGATGAGCTGGTAGACCTGACCGAACTTTGCCAGTCTGGTGGTTTCGTGAACGCTTATGAAGCAGCCAAGGTTGCTGATATCCTGAGCAAGAAAAAAGTTCCGGTAAAGCAACAACCAAAATCAACCTTGCAAAAAGGAAAGAAAGGATGATCCATTCATCATAATCATTTAAAAGACCCCGCCAATAGCGGGGTTTTTTAATAGCTTTAGGCCCTAAACTTTTTTTCCATGGAACATGAATACAACCTCGTTTACGCGGATTATTATAAAAATTATATCCAGCTGGCTCTTGATGGCGACCTGAAAAAGGCGCTGAAGAAGAATTCCAAATCATTCCTGGAGTTCCTGGAGTCTATTCCTGCCCAAAAGATCGACTATGCCTATGCAGAAGGCAAATGGACGATCAAGCAACTTTTACAGCACATCATTGATGCAGAGCGGGTATTTGCTTACAGGGCATTGAGGATAGCCCGCTTCGACGAAACCGCACTGCCTGGCTTCGATGAGAATACCTGGGCGGAAAAGGCAGATGTATCAGCAAGGGGCTGGCAGGATATGGTGAAAGAGTTCAAGGCCCTTCGCAAGAGCAATCGCGCCATGATCAATGATTTTACGAAAGAACAGCTAAGTGCAACCGGAACAGCCAGTGGCAACCCCATCAGTTGTGCTGCCATCTGCTTTATCCTGGTAGGGCATGTGGAACACCATATGAACATCATCAGGGAAAGGTACCTGTCCTGATCACGCTAAAAGAAGATTATAATATCAGAATATTCATTTGGGGAATGATCCAAATGGATAGAAAAGCAAAAGCCCCTTTCGGGGCTTTCGTTTTAGTTCTTGTTTCCCAATGCAAGGTTGCGTTGGAAAACCATATCGTTGATCACATTCACTGCTTCGTCCAGATAAATATCGGTACGCAGGTTCTTCTTCCATTGCTTGTACCTTTCCAGTTTATCCTTATCTACGGCAAACTTGTCCTCATCACCCGGAATGGAAGCTACTTCCAGCTCCTTCGGTAATTTATTTAATGTTTCCAATTGCTTAACTGTAGCATTGATCTTCTTCTTTGACTCCCGGAACTTGTCGATATTCAAAGAATACACTTTGTCGTTTTGCTCACTCAACCAATCAGTATTGGTCTTGATGAGGTTGAAGGCTTCATTATTGGCTACCCTTGCCTGGCTGTTCTTCCTTACAAGGTTCAGGTCAAAAGGCGACCTCCAGGCTGTGTAGGGAGCTTTCTGGATCTCATCCCAGGGAAGGGCATCAGGATCATCCTTTTCCCTGAACTTGGCGTTCTCATAAATATCGGGCAATACCACATCAGAAGAAACCCCTTTCAGCTGCGTAGATCCGCCATTGATGCGATAGAACTTTTGCAGGGTCAGTTTAATGGTGCCCAATTCGCTGTTGGCAACGAACATACCGGTTTCCTTATCCAATCCAATATTACGCTGAACTGTTCCCTTGCCATAGGTGGTTGTGCTTCCCAGCACCACACCCCTTCCATAATCCTGAATAGCGGCAGCAAAGATCTCTGACGCAGAGGCACTGAACTCATTCACCATAACGGCCAAAGGCCCATCATACAAAACCGTCTTATCCCTGTCGCGAAGCACACTTGGCCTGCCTTCCCTGTCTTTCACCTGTACAATGGGACCTTCTTCAATGAAGAGGCCAGCCATTTGCACCACATCATAAAGGGAACCACCGCCATTGTTGCGCAGGTCGATCACAATTCCATCTACCTTTTGTTCCTTCAGCTTGATCACTTCACGGGCTACATCCACCGCGCAACGATTGCCTTTCGGGTTATCGAAATCGGCATAGAACTCGGGCAGGAAGATATAACCTACCTTGCCTTTGCCGTTATCCACAATAGCGCTACGAGCAAAGGTTTCATCCTGTACGATCTCATCACGGATAATGCTTACCACCTTTACACTGCCATCTGCTTTCCTTAGGGTGAGTCTTACTTCGGTACCTTTCTTGCCCCGGATGAGCTTCACCGCATCTTCTACAGCAAAACCAGCCAGGTCGGTTGGTTCTTCGCCACCCTGGGCCACTTTCAGGATCACATCACCAACAGTGAATTCACCAGATTTCCAGGCCGGGCTGCCTGTCAATAAGGAAGCGATCTTGATATTGCCT is drawn from Flavihumibacter rivuli and contains these coding sequences:
- a CDS encoding carboxy terminal-processing peptidase, which gives rise to MQKLLDYMFSKRSLPVLVLVLVCALFIGFRSMGTDGSQPPGKYEKILHNVGDILQQVHYSPKDINDAFSKEIFKKYLANVDQEKVIFQQADLLALKKYETTLDDEIKGGLVEFVPAVSTIYKKRILEAEAIAKEMLAKPFDFTSNEDVVLDPEKLEFAKNSSDLKERWRKRIKYQVLERYVELLDNQEKNKGKEGFVMKTPQELEKEARERVAKVNTRMFDRLKLKYNDDDRFNQYVNTITNAMDPHTTFFPPVDKRYFDEQMSGRFFGIGASLREEEGNIKIASLLTGSPAWKSGEFTVGDVILKVAQGGEEPTDLAGFAVEDAVKLIRGKKGTEVRLTLRKADGSVKVVSIIRDEIVQDETFARSAIVDNGKGKVGYIFLPEFYADFDNPKGNRCAVDVAREVIKLKEQKVDGIVIDLRNNGGGSLYDVVQMAGLFIEEGPIVQVKDREGRPSVLRDRDKTVLYDGPLAVMVNEFSASASEIFAAAIQDYGRGVVLGSTTTYGKGTVQRNIGLDKETGMFVANSELGTIKLTLQKFYRINGGSTQLKGVSSDVVLPDIYENAKFREKDDPDALPWDEIQKAPYTAWRSPFDLNLVRKNSQARVANNEAFNLIKTNTDWLSEQNDKVYSLNIDKFRESKKKINATVKQLETLNKLPKELEVASIPGDEDKFAVDKDKLERYKQWKKNLRTDIYLDEAVNVINDMVFQRNLALGNKN